The following proteins come from a genomic window of Nocardiopsis sp. YSL2:
- a CDS encoding Rad52/Rad22 family DNA repair protein — protein sequence MEAGPKDLTGYQIDVLFRPIDPARVQVHRGNAHLQGWDVRRSLIRIFGFGGWSVVTLESTCIRDMARTIPPSEESKGGTRFWATYRAQVRLIVRTVDGRVLGFWDDGAVEEASKQVTHGAAHDLALKASLTGALKRAAVNLGDQLGLSLYRKGPDDLKAQASVIWSMAHPPKDLEITQQTGPVDVPSNEDDALLMDTLIHDIVDAPDHATLNAISRRVNEEERAGLAPEWADQLKGALKARLVELTAGPTPQQAAAAQDAAAEAPQTQPYRGGGRNA from the coding sequence GTGGAGGCCGGCCCCAAGGACCTGACCGGTTACCAGATCGACGTTCTGTTCCGCCCGATCGACCCCGCCCGCGTCCAAGTCCACCGGGGCAACGCCCACCTGCAGGGGTGGGACGTACGCCGATCGCTGATCCGCATCTTCGGGTTCGGTGGATGGTCCGTCGTGACGCTGGAGTCCACCTGCATCCGCGACATGGCCCGGACGATCCCACCCAGCGAGGAGTCCAAGGGCGGAACGCGGTTCTGGGCGACCTACCGGGCCCAGGTGCGCCTCATCGTCCGCACCGTCGACGGCCGCGTCCTGGGCTTCTGGGACGACGGCGCCGTCGAGGAGGCATCCAAGCAGGTCACCCATGGGGCAGCCCACGACCTTGCACTCAAGGCCTCGCTGACCGGCGCCCTCAAGCGCGCCGCCGTCAACCTGGGCGACCAGTTGGGCTTGAGCCTGTACCGCAAGGGCCCCGACGACCTCAAGGCGCAGGCGTCCGTCATCTGGTCGATGGCGCACCCGCCCAAGGACTTGGAGATCACCCAGCAGACCGGGCCCGTCGACGTGCCCAGCAACGAGGACGACGCCCTGCTTATGGACACCCTCATCCACGACATCGTCGACGCCCCCGACCACGCGACGCTCAACGCCATCAGCCGCCGCGTGAACGAGGAGGAGCGGGCCGGACTCGCGCCTGAGTGGGCGGACCAGCTCAAGGGTGCACTCAAAGCCCGGCTCGTTGAGCTCACCGCCGGTCCGACTCCGCAGCAGGCTGCTGCCGCCCAAGACGCCGCCGCAGAGGCACCCCAGACCCAGCCGTACCGAGGAGGAGGCCGCAATGCCTGA
- a CDS encoding ribonucleotide-diphosphate reductase subunit beta: MTTVSENSAAATSGLGEIQRDAERVNVDDKAMINARADVNQLLPLKYTWAWDKYLAGCNNHWMPTEVAMQADIALWKSKDGLTEDERLMLKRNLGFFATAESLVANNIVLAVYRQLTNPECRQYLLRQAFEEAVHTHTFQYICESLGLDEGELFNMYREVPSITAKDAWALKYTQNLEDPEFRTGTPEADQAFLRDLVAFYVIFEGMWFYTGFAQILSLGRRNKMVGIAEQYQYILRDESIHLNFGIDVINQIKIENPHLWSTEFQAEVRTMLTEACELEVAYGRETMPRGVLGLNAELCEKYMHFITDRRAEQIGLAPIFGESENPFPWMSEMMDLQKEKNFFETRVIEYQTGGGLDWD, from the coding sequence ATGACCACCGTCTCCGAGAACAGCGCCGCCGCCACCAGCGGCCTCGGCGAGATCCAGCGCGACGCCGAGCGCGTCAACGTCGACGACAAGGCGATGATCAACGCCCGCGCCGACGTCAACCAGCTGCTGCCGCTCAAGTACACCTGGGCGTGGGACAAGTACCTCGCGGGCTGCAACAACCACTGGATGCCCACCGAGGTCGCCATGCAGGCCGACATCGCCCTGTGGAAGTCCAAGGACGGTCTGACCGAGGACGAGCGCCTGATGCTCAAGCGCAACCTCGGGTTCTTCGCCACCGCGGAGTCGCTGGTGGCCAACAACATCGTCCTGGCCGTCTACCGCCAGCTGACCAACCCCGAGTGCCGCCAGTACCTGCTGCGTCAGGCCTTCGAGGAGGCGGTGCACACCCACACCTTCCAGTACATCTGCGAGAGCCTCGGCCTGGACGAGGGCGAGCTCTTCAACATGTACCGCGAGGTCCCCTCGATCACGGCCAAGGACGCCTGGGCGCTCAAGTACACCCAGAACCTGGAGGACCCGGAGTTCCGCACCGGTACGCCCGAGGCCGACCAGGCGTTCCTGCGCGACCTGGTGGCGTTCTACGTCATCTTCGAGGGCATGTGGTTCTACACGGGCTTCGCGCAGATCCTGTCGCTGGGCCGCCGCAACAAGATGGTCGGCATCGCCGAGCAGTACCAGTACATCCTGCGCGACGAGTCGATCCACCTGAACTTCGGCATCGACGTGATCAACCAGATCAAGATCGAGAACCCGCACCTGTGGAGCACCGAGTTCCAGGCCGAGGTCCGCACCATGCTGACCGAGGCCTGTGAGCTGGAGGTGGCCTACGGCCGCGAGACCATGCCGCGCGGCGTGCTGGGGCTCAACGCCGAGCTGTGCGAGAAGTACATGCACTTCATCACCGACCGGCGCGCGGAGCAGATCGGCCTGGCGCCGATCTTCGGGGAGAGCGAGAACCCCTTCCCGTGGATGAGCGAGATGATGGACCTGCAGAAGGAGAAGAACTTCTTCGAGACCCGGGTCATCGAGTACCAGACCGGCGGCGGCCTGGACTGGGACTGA
- a CDS encoding helix-turn-helix domain-containing protein, with protein MSLPAVYTPAQAAEILQCRESWLKDKAKARAIPFHKLSGEYRFTDEDLAEIIRITAERPEAEPSPPARATGPRTKRPTAATTPPTAPEATPLRPRRRLTIPAAG; from the coding sequence ATGAGCCTTCCCGCGGTGTACACCCCAGCGCAGGCCGCCGAGATCCTCCAGTGCCGGGAGTCCTGGCTCAAGGACAAGGCCAAGGCACGCGCTATCCCGTTCCACAAACTCTCTGGCGAGTACCGGTTCACCGACGAGGACCTCGCCGAGATCATCCGCATCACCGCTGAGCGGCCCGAGGCCGAGCCGTCGCCGCCCGCCCGCGCGACGGGGCCCCGCACGAAACGGCCCACCGCCGCCACCACACCGCCGACCGCTCCGGAAGCCACCCCGCTGCGGCCGCGACGGCGCCTCACCATCCCCGCCGCCGGGTGA
- a CDS encoding BldC family transcriptional regulator: MATQTHITVDKPARLLAPHEVAELFRVDAKTVSRWARRGLLDSIRTPAGHRRFFADQVEDLINRHNTAK, from the coding sequence ATGGCCACACAGACCCACATCACCGTCGACAAGCCCGCCCGCCTGCTCGCGCCGCACGAGGTCGCCGAGCTCTTCCGAGTCGACGCCAAGACCGTCAGCCGCTGGGCGCGACGCGGACTCCTCGACTCGATCCGCACCCCAGCCGGTCACCGCAGGTTCTTCGCGGACCAGGTCGAGGACTTGATCAACCGCCACAACACCGCCAAGTAG